One window of Candidatus Methylacidiphilales bacterium genomic DNA carries:
- a CDS encoding glycogen/starch/alpha-glucan phosphorylase translates to MSPETTLPTPLANPTVESVKASILEHLTLRLARDPSTATPREWMYAVSMAANDHIFARLLATQAVHNNLNVRRVHYLSLEFLMGRMLSNNLYNTGIYDLAKEAVRQLGLGRTLRDIRNEEYDMGLGNGGLGRLAACFLDSLATQDYPAIGYGIHYEFGLFKQAFVNGYQIEQPDDWMMYGQVWEVVRPEYTQEVKLFGYVENVFDELGNYRPQWRGYRTILGIPYDIPIAGYDTKTVNFLRLWESRAAQTFDLDAFNRGGYGQAVEEKNFGETISKVLYPNDSTENGKELRLVQQYFFVTCSLKDIIRRYRRHNADWSAFADKVAIQLNDTHPAVAVAELMRILHDEENLPWAEAWSIVTRTFGYTNHTLLPEALERWSVPLFQKVLPRHLQIILEINRRHLIEVEKQYPGDVRRMREMSLIEEGHPQMIRMAHLAVVGSHSVNGVAALHTELLKKFLFSDFDAFYPGKFNNKTNGVTPRRWMLSSNPRLCSLIDRHIGKGWLTKLDRLRELEHLADDTTFRTEFMAIKRHNKEHLARLILDECGVAVSPDALFDVQIKRLHEYKRQHLNLLHILTLYRRLLQNPQLDIHPRVFIFAAKAAPGYQLAKTIIKAINAVGERINNDPRIGGKIKVVFLPNYRVSLASKIIPAADLSEQISTAGKEASGTGNMKLALNGAVTIGTLDGANVEIMEEVGLENIFIFGLKVEEVADLLARGYDPRTYYEADEELKAVVDWLGSTFFTPHEQGLVLDGVRHSLIEGGDPYLCLADYRAYCEAQSQVDAAYRDKDRWARMAVLNTARCGKFSSDRTIQEYAEQIWNLPKCPVP, encoded by the coding sequence ATGTCCCCCGAAACGACCCTACCCACGCCCCTGGCCAATCCCACCGTCGAATCGGTCAAGGCCTCGATCCTCGAGCACCTGACCCTTCGCCTGGCCCGCGACCCCTCCACCGCCACCCCCCGCGAATGGATGTATGCCGTTTCCATGGCCGCCAACGACCACATTTTTGCACGACTTCTCGCCACCCAGGCCGTACACAACAACCTCAACGTACGGCGCGTTCATTACCTTTCCCTCGAATTCCTCATGGGGCGCATGCTCTCCAACAACCTTTACAACACCGGCATCTACGACCTCGCCAAAGAAGCCGTCCGCCAGCTCGGTCTCGGACGCACCCTGCGTGACATCCGCAACGAGGAATACGACATGGGCCTGGGCAACGGCGGCCTCGGACGCCTCGCCGCCTGCTTCCTCGATTCGCTCGCCACCCAGGACTACCCCGCCATCGGTTACGGCATCCACTACGAGTTCGGTCTATTCAAGCAGGCTTTCGTCAACGGCTACCAGATCGAACAACCGGACGATTGGATGATGTACGGCCAGGTCTGGGAAGTGGTCCGACCGGAATACACCCAGGAGGTCAAACTCTTCGGCTACGTGGAAAATGTTTTTGACGAGCTTGGCAACTACCGTCCGCAATGGCGCGGCTACCGCACCATCCTCGGCATCCCCTACGACATCCCCATCGCGGGCTACGACACCAAGACGGTCAACTTCCTCCGACTTTGGGAGTCCCGCGCCGCCCAGACCTTCGATCTCGATGCCTTCAACCGCGGTGGTTACGGGCAGGCCGTGGAGGAGAAAAACTTCGGCGAGACCATCTCCAAGGTCCTCTACCCCAACGACAGTACGGAAAACGGCAAGGAACTCCGTCTGGTCCAGCAATACTTCTTCGTCACCTGCTCGCTCAAGGACATCATCCGCCGCTACCGCCGCCACAACGCCGACTGGTCCGCCTTTGCCGACAAAGTGGCCATCCAGCTCAACGACACCCACCCGGCCGTGGCCGTGGCCGAACTCATGCGCATCCTCCACGACGAGGAAAACCTGCCCTGGGCCGAGGCCTGGAGCATCGTCACCCGCACCTTCGGCTACACCAACCACACGCTCCTCCCCGAAGCCCTGGAGCGCTGGAGCGTGCCCCTTTTCCAGAAAGTCCTCCCGCGCCACCTGCAAATCATCCTCGAGATCAACCGCCGCCACCTCATCGAGGTGGAGAAGCAATACCCCGGTGACGTGCGCCGGATGCGGGAGATGTCGCTCATCGAGGAAGGCCACCCACAGATGATCCGCATGGCCCACCTGGCCGTGGTCGGCAGCCACTCGGTCAACGGGGTCGCGGCCCTGCACACCGAATTGCTGAAAAAATTCCTCTTCTCGGATTTCGACGCCTTTTATCCCGGTAAATTCAACAACAAAACCAACGGCGTCACCCCGCGCCGTTGGATGCTCTCATCCAACCCCCGCCTCTGCTCGCTCATCGACCGGCACATCGGCAAGGGCTGGCTGACCAAACTCGATCGCCTGCGCGAACTGGAACATCTGGCCGACGACACCACCTTCCGAACCGAGTTCATGGCCATCAAACGCCACAACAAGGAACACCTGGCCCGTCTCATCCTGGACGAATGCGGCGTGGCGGTCAGTCCGGACGCCCTCTTCGATGTCCAGATCAAGCGCCTGCATGAGTACAAGCGGCAGCACCTCAACCTGCTCCACATCCTCACCCTCTACCGGCGCCTGCTCCAGAACCCCCAACTCGACATCCACCCGCGCGTCTTCATCTTCGCCGCCAAGGCCGCACCCGGCTACCAATTGGCCAAGACGATCATCAAGGCCATCAACGCCGTCGGTGAACGCATCAACAACGACCCGCGCATTGGAGGCAAGATCAAGGTCGTCTTCCTGCCCAACTACCGCGTTTCGCTCGCCTCCAAGATCATCCCCGCCGCCGATCTCTCCGAACAGATTTCCACCGCGGGCAAGGAGGCCTCGGGCACCGGCAACATGAAGCTGGCCCTCAATGGTGCCGTCACCATCGGTACCCTCGATGGCGCCAACGTGGAAATCATGGAAGAAGTCGGACTGGAAAACATCTTCATCTTCGGCCTCAAGGTCGAGGAAGTGGCCGACCTGCTTGCCCGCGGTTATGACCCGCGCACCTACTACGAGGCCGACGAGGAACTCAAGGCCGTGGTCGACTGGCTCGGCTCCACCTTCTTCACCCCCCATGAGCAGGGCCTGGTCCTCGACGGGGTGCGCCACAGCCTGATCGAGGGCGGCGACCCCTATCTCTGTCTGGCCGACTACCGCGCCTACTGCGAGGCCCAGTCGCAGGTGGACGCGGCCTACCGCGACAAGGACCGCTGGGCACGCATGGCGGTGCTCAACACCGCACGCTGCGGGAAATTCTCCAGCGACCGCACCATCCAGGAATACGCCGAGCAGATCTGGAATCTGCCCAAGTGCCCCGTGCCCTGA